The following nucleotide sequence is from Campylobacter coli 76339.
AACTATAGGCGGTGTAATGGCCACAAGTAAAATCAAAATCCTAAGAGCCTACACTCGAGTGTATGTTGAACTTTTTCAAAATATTCCTTTAGTTATACAAATTTTCTTTTTGTATTTTGCTTTGCCAGGCTTGGGAATTTATCTTGATATTTTTACTATAGGGGTTTTAGGTATAGGTGCTTATCATGGTGCTTATGTGAGTGAAGTAGTAAGAAGTGGAATTTTATCTGTTCCAAAAGGACAATTCGAAGCTTCAGCTTCTCAAGGTTTTACCTATATACAACAAATGCGATATATTATAGTTCCGCAAACTATAAAAATTATCTTACCACCTATGACAAATCAAATGGTGAATTTAATTAAAAACACCTCGGTATTATTGATTGTGGGTGGAGCAGAACTTATGCATTCTGCGGACAGTTATGCTGCCGATTATGGGAATTATGCTCCTGCATATATTTTTGCAGCAATTTTATATTTTATCATTTGTTATCCTTTGGCATATTTTGCAAAAGTTTACGAAGAAAAGCTTAAAAAAGCTCATTTGACAAGATAGGGGTTAGATATGGAAAATGTTTTTAATGCTCAAAATATTGAATTTTTAATGCAAGGTCTAGCCCTTACTCTTAAAATTGCTTTAGCAACTTGTGTTATTTCTATTATTTTTGGAACTTTTTTAGCTATCACTAAAAACTATGGAGATAGATTCAGTAGATTCTTAGCAACTTGCTATATAGATATTTTTAGAAATACTCCATTGCTCTTATGGATGCTTGCTGCTTGTTTTGTTTTGCCTTCCTTTTTTCCACAAATGCCACAAGCTTTTTGGGGAACCATAGGATTTTCGTTGTATACAAGTTCAGTTATGGCTGAAATTATACGTGGTGGCTTAAATTCGATTCCAAAAGGACAATTTGAAGCAGCTTATTCGCAAGGATTTAGTAAATTTTTTACTCTTTTTTATATTATTTTACCTCAAACTTTTAGAAAAGTTGTTCCGTCTTTATTATCTCAAATTGTAACCACTGTAAAAGATACAGCTTACTTAGCAGGTTTACAAATAGCAGAACTGACTTATAATTCTAAAAATATTTTAGCTAGACTTACAAGTTTTGATGAAATTTTAGCTACTATAGGTTTTGTCGCTGTTATTTATTTTATTATATGTTTTTCATTGTCTATGCTTGTAAGATATTATGCTAAAAAAACAGCCTATGTATCTTAAGAAATGTATATTTTTTGATTGAAGAAGTTTAAATTTTACAGCATTTTTTAAATTTTTTTTTATTAAAATCATAATTTCAAAATTTTTAGAAAAGGTCTTTTATGCGCGGTTATAAAATTTTTTCAGGTTCAGCTAATGTAGAATTTGCAAAACAAATTTCTAAATATCTTTCCTTGCCTTTAAGTGATGCAGGGGTGAAGCGCTTTAGCGATGGAGAAATTAGCGTTCAAATTGATGAAAGTGTGCGTGGTAAAGATGTTTTTATTATCCAAAGTACCTGTGCTCCTACTAATGACAATCTAATGGAGCTTTTGATTTTAACAGATGCTTTACGACGCTCGAGTGCGAACTCTATTACAGCTATTATTCCTTATTTTGGATATGCAAGACAAGATAGAAAAGCAAATCCAAGAGTACCTATTACTGCCAAACTTGTTGCAAACTTAATCGAAGCGGCAGGGATAGATCGTGTGGCTACTATTGATTTACATGCGGGGCAAATTCAAGGTTTTTTTGACATACCGGTTGACAATCTTTATGGAAGTATAGTGTTTAATGATTATATCAAAACCAAACATTTTAAAAATGCTATTGTTGGAAGTCCTGATATAGGTGGTGTAGCAAGAGCTAGAAGTGTAGCGAAGAATTTAGGACTTGATATAGTTATAGTGGATAAAAGACGCGAGAAAGCAAATGAAAGTGAAGTTATGAATATCATCGGAGATGTTAAAGATAAAGAAGTTATCTTAGTAGATGATATTATTGATACTGCAGGTACTATTGTAAAGGCTGCCGAAGCTTTAAAAAACAAAGGCGCAAAATCCGTCATGGCATGTTGTACTCACGCGGTTTTAAGTGGCAAAGCTTATGAAAGAATTGCTTCAGGAGCGCTTGATGAACTTGTAGTAACGGATACCATTCCTTTAAAAGAGCAATTGCCTAACATAAAAGTTTTAAGTGTAGCTCCTGTATTTGCTGAAGTAATACGCCGTGTTTATCATAATGAAAGCGTAAATTCTCTTTTTATTTAATATTTTTTAGAAAATTCTTAAAAAATATACTTCAACTTGATACAAAAGGTTATAGCTGTTATTTTTCTAGTAACAGCTATCTAATTTTCATATTTTTAAAATTGCAAAACATACCGATAACAATCCTCCTAAAAAATAATGATTTTAAAATAAAATTATTGGAAAATTATAAATATTTTTAATTTTAAAAGATAATGATAAGAGTTATTGTCCTTAATCGTAAAATCAAATGCTTAAAAAAAATTAAATTAATTACAAATTCATAATATATAATTATAATTTAATTTATTTTTCAAGAAAAGTGTAACTTAAAGAAACAAAAATAATATTTTTTTCTAGTATGTAAAAAAACTAAACAGATATTTGATTTGATTTATTTATAAATTTGGTATCCTTTAAAATATTTTTTTATTTTAGGAGAACTATGGCTCGTTTTGGAACTAAAATTTTATGGTTGTTTGTTGCAGCTTTAGGTGCTATTTGTTTTGCTCATTTGGCTTTACAAAATGGCGAGAGTGTATCAGCAATTTATTTAGTAGTTGCTGCCGTGTGTATCTATATGATAGGATATAGATTTTATGGACGTTTTGTAGCATATAAAGTTTTAGAACTTGACAAAAATCGTGCTACACCTGCGGTTTTAGAAAATGATGGACGCGATTTTGTTCCTACAAATAAAACAGTTTTATTTGGACACCATTTTGCTGCTATTGCAGGTGCTGGTCCCTTGGTAGGTCCTATTTTGGCCGCTCAAATGGGATATTTGCCTTCTATGCTTTGGATTTTAGTAGGAGGTGTTTTAGCAGGTGCTGTCCATGACTTTGTTGTGCTTTTTATCTCTACTCGTAGAAGAGGTAGAAGCTTAGGTGAGATCATTAAAGATGAAATGGGTAAATTTACCGGTAGTGTTGCTATGGTAGCAATTTTTGGTATTATGCTCATTATCATTGCTATTTTGGCTATGGTTGTGGTAAAAGCTCTAGCAGAGTCACCTTGGGGATTGTTTACAATCGCGATGACTATTCCTATAGCAATTTTTATGGGAGTATATATGCGTTTTATTCGCCCAGGTAGAGTAGGTGAGGCTTCGATTATAGGTTTTGTGCTTTTAATCTTAGCAATTCATTATGGTAGTGTTATAGCTGCTGATCCTTATTGGGCAAAAATATTTACCCTAGAAGCTCCAACTTTAGCGATTATCATGATGGCTTATGGTTTTATTGCAGCTGTTTTGCCAGTATGGTTTTTATTGGCTCCAAGAGATTATCTTTCTACTTTCTTAAAGATCGGTGTTATTGTTGTAATGGCGGTAGCTATTATTATCGTTGCGCCTGATTTACAAATGCCAAAAGCAAATACTCAGTATTTTGACGGAACAGGTCCTGTATTTGCAGGTGCTATTTTTCCATTTTTATTTATAACTATTGCTTGTGGAGCTATCAGTGGTTTCCATGCTCTTATTTCAAGTGGAACTACTCCAAAAATGCTTGAAAATGAAACCCACGCTTTACCTGTTGGATATGGTTCTATGCTTGCGGAAAGTGCTGTAGCGATTATGGCTTTAATTTGTGCTTGTATTTTACATCCCGGTCTTTATTTTGCTATAAATTCAAGTTCTGCTTTAATAGGAACTGATGTTGCAAGTGCGGCACAAGCTATTTCAAGCTGGGGATTTAGTATCACTCCTGAAGAAATTACTGCTTTAACCACAAATATAGGAGAATACACTATACTTTCTAGAACAGGTGGAGCTCCGACTTTTGCTATAGGTGTAGCTTTGATTTTACATGAGCTTTTTGGTGGTATTGATCTTATGGCTTTTTGGTATCATTTTGCTATATTGTTTGAAGCTTTGTTTATTTTAACAGCTGTAGATGCTGGAACTAGAGCTTGTCGTTTTATGGTGCAAGATATCTTAGGTAATGTTTATAAACCTTTAGGGAATATTCATAGCTATCCAGCTGGAATTTTAGCAACTGCATTGAGTGTTGCAGGATGGGGATATTTTCTTTATCAAGGTGCAATCGATCCTAAAGGTGGGATTTATACCCTTTGGCCTCTTTTTGGTGTGAGCAATCAAATGCTTGCAGGTATGGCTTTACTTCTTGCTACAACTATACTTGTAAAAATGGGTAAAGCAAAATACACTTGGGTGACTTTAGTTCCTGCTACATTTGTTTTAGTGGCAACTTTATATGGAGGAATACAAAAAATTATGCCTTATGAGGAAGGGAATAAAGTAGGAAATGCTGTAAGCCATGTGGCAGCAGTTACTATACAAAGTCAAAAAATTCAAGATTTAGAATTGAAATTAAATAATGCTAAGGATGAAAGTGAAATTGCGGCGATTGAAAAACAAATTTCTATAGCTACTCAAAGCAAGATTGGAAATTTAATCAATGCTATTCTTTGTGTATTTTTCATGTTAGCAACATTGCTTGTCATAATCTCTTGCATAGGAATTTGCCTAGGTAAGATCAAAATTCCACTAAAAGAAACCAAATATATTAAGCTTAATGAATTTCAAAAAGTTTAAGCAATATTATGAAAAAGCCGAAAGGTTTTTTCATCCCTTAGTGGGACTTTCGAGTTATGATAAGTATTTAGAACACATGAAGCAAAAACATCCTGAAAAAACCCCAAAATCAAGAGGAGAATTTTTCAAGGAGTGTTTAGATAAAAAATACAACAGCGGCGGTTTAAATAAATGCTGATGAGCTTAAGAGGGTAAAGTTTTTACCATACAAAAATAAGCTTTTAGGTATTTAAAAATCCGTGAATTCTCTTTAATTCTTCACTGATAGGTTTTTTCTTTCCATCCCTTGTAACACTGACATAAGTAACTAAAGCAGAAGTTACATTGATACAAGAGGTACAGCCTTGAGAATCCACTCTTTGAGCGGTAACTTCTACCTCTACACCTATAGAAGTATTTCCCACGCTTATAACCTTAGAATAGCAAGAAATAATATCTCCTATAAAAACAGGTTCTTTAAAGACTACTTTATCCATAGATATAGTTACAACGCGTTCCGGAGAAAGTTCTCTTGCTGCTATTGCGCCTGCTAAGTCAATCTGTGAAAGTATCCATCCACCAAAAATATTACCCGCAGGATTAGTATCGCTTGGCATTGCAACAATTTTTAATTTTGGTTCTCCCATATTTCTCATTTTTACTCCTTATTTTGAAAAATGAATTATAATTGAATAAAGTTAAAAAGGAGAATGAAAGTATGAATAATTTTAAAGAATTAGCAAAACTTGTAAAAAACCGTAAAGAAAATATCAATCTTTTATACGATCTTTTAGAAACCAATCAATGGAATGAGTATTTTGAAAGACTTTTAGCTCTTAGCGAACTAAAAAAAGATAAAACAACACTTTTAGCTATATTAAGACGCTTGGTTGATCTTAAAGAAGAAAATCTAATACAAGAATGGAAAAAGAATAACTTTAAAGAGGAAAAAATTACTGAGCTTAAACATAAATTCTATGAAGAAATAAGAAAATTTTATGAAAACGAGCATCAAGAACTGATTAATGAACTTAAAGAAAGAAAAATCGTAAATGATTTTTATCAAAATCTCATCCAAGGAGTGCACAATATAGGCTTAATCATCAATGCTTTTGAGGTTTCTTGGACTAAGGAGATTATAGAAAAAAACAATAAAATTTTAGCAATGCAATTTCCAAAATTAGATGATGCAATGGAATTTTTACGAAAAAATCAACTTTATCAGACAACTCCACAGGGTGATATTTGTGAAAGAAGCTATGGTGTTTTGGTAAGAATAGGAAATATGTGGAAATTTGTTCCTTATGCAAGATTTTTTGAAAATGAAATTTTAAAACTTGAATTTGCTTTTGATGATATGATCGATAAATTAAACCAAATAGCTAAAAATGAAGACGAGTTAGCTTATATAGAGTATTTTCGAAAATTAAAGTTAGCTTTTTGTGAAAAAGAAGAAGAAAAGGTTATAGGAGCTTGGCAAGAAGCTGAATTTGCATGGATGAAGGTAAAATCTCCATTGCAAGTAGGTCATCCTTTAGAATACTATGAAGACAGTTATACTCATGCTGTAGCTTTAGAATGGGATATAAGAATAGAAGATGAAAGCGATTTTGATGCCTTGAATTTTTCAAAAGATATCAAGCAAAGCTTTATGCGTGTATATGAAAATATCGGCGTTGAAGATGAAGAGCTTAAAAATGAAGTTTTACACAATATTGATAAAACACAACTTTATGTTTGTGCGCCAATGATTTACTATGGAGCCGAGCTTAAGGGTTTGTTTTCTGCGCAGGTTGTTCCTAATGATGAATTTGTAAGCTCTATCGCAGGAAAAAAAATCTTTGCTTTTTTAAATTTCGTTTATGAAAATGCTAAAACAAAACCTTTTATGAAGATTGCCAGTGAAATTTTTGATAAAGATTTTTTAGATTACGGAAGAGATATTTTATTTTTTAAAGAGAAAATTTGGAAAAGAGTTTATGAAGTTTCAACTATAGGTCATGAATTTGGTCATATATTTTTTATTGCTAAAGATAGCGAAAAGCTTATGAATCAAAGTGGATTTTTTAAAAATATCGAAGAGTATAAAGCAACAAGTGGTGGGCTTATTAATTTCTTTTATCACGAGCAAGAGGATTTAAAACTACCTGTTTTTCACGAGCTTATCAAAAGAGCTGTATCTTTGATAGCTTGGCAAAGAGTTGAAGAGGTTAAACCTTATTATACAGAAGGATTAATTCATCTTTCATTATTGTTTCAAAGTGGAGTTTTGGAATTTAAAAATGATAAATTAATTATTAATTTTAATCTAGATTATTATGAAAAATTTAAGGAATCAACTTTAAAAAATTATCATGATTTAGCCAAGCATTACACCTTGAAACTCGATGCTAAAGAATTTTTAAATCGTTTTTGTATTTTAGAAAATGATATTTTTATACCACTTCATCCTGAATGCAAAGAGTTTGTTCAATTCTATTATAGTTTGTATGAAAAAATAGGTAATGAGCTTGATGATAGCGGTGAATTCGAGCGTTACAAGATGACAAAAAAAATCTTAAAAAGGCTTATTTTTACTTGATATTGTTTTCTAAATATGCTAGAATTAAGGGTTTTAATATAAATCAAAGGAGCTTTTATGACTAAAGCAGATTTCATTTCACAAGTTGCTCAAACCGCTGGGCTAACAAAAAAAGATGCTACTGCTGCTACTGATGCAGTTATTTCTACTATCACTGATGTATTGGCTAAAGGTGATAGCGTTAGCTTTATAGGTTTTGGTACTTTCTCAACAACTGAAAGAGCTGCAAGAGAAGCAAGAGTACCAAGCACTGGTAAAACTATTAAGGTTCCTGCAACTAGAGTTGCTAAATTTAAAGTAGGTAAAAACCTTAAAGACGCTGTTGCAAAAGCTAAAAAGAAAAAATAATTATTCAGGCTAGAAACTTTTCTAGCCATCTTCAAATCTAAAAAATTTCAAATTAATCAGATAGTTTATATCCTTTTATTTACTTTATTTTTATAGACTTATTTTAAACTAAATTTTTAAGGATTAGCTTTATGAGAGTTTATAAAAAAGTAAATGAGCTTATAGGCAATACTCCTATAATACAATTAGAGAAATTTGGTGCAAATCTTTTTGCCAAATGTGAATTTTTAAATCCAAGCCACTCAATCAAAGATAGAGCTGCTTTTGAAATGATTCAAAATGCTTTAAATGAAGGTAAAATCGATTCTAAAACAGTTATAGTCGAAGCTACAAGTGGAAATACGGGTATTGCATTGGCGATGATTTGTGCAGATTTGGGACTTCAATTTATAGCCGTTATGCCAGAATCTATGAGTTTAGAAAGACGCAAGATGATTACTCTTTTTGGAGCAAAACTCGAATTAACACCTGCGAATTTAGGCATGAAAGGTGCAGTGGATAAAGCTAATGAGATTTTAAAAAATACTCCAAATTCTTTCATGCCATCACAATTTGAAAATTTGGCTAATAAAAATGCACACCGTAAAACCACTGCTTTAGAAATATTAAACGATTTAGACAATGATCTTGATATTTTTGTGGCAGGTTTTGGAACAGGTGGAACCATCAGTGGTGTTGGAGAAATTTTAAAAGAAACATTAGATAAAATTCACATCGTTGCAGTAGAGCCTTTGGCTTCTCCATTGCTTAGCAAGGGTGAGGCGGGGAGTCATAAAATACAAGGTATAGGTGCAAATTTTATCCCTAGTATTTTAAATAAAGATATTATAGATGAAATTATTGCAGTAAGCAATGAAGATGCGATAAATACTGCTAAAGAGCTTGCTAGAAACGGACTTATGGTAGGAATTTCAAGCGGTGCAAATGTATTTGTGGCAAGTATTTTGGCTAAAAAATTTCCAGATAAAAAAATTCTTACTATGCTAAATGATACAGCTGAAAGATATCTTTCAACCGATCTTTTTAGTTAAAAATTTATTTAGAGCTTAGAAAGATTTTAAGCTCTTTTGCAACTTCTTCAGGATTTAAATCTCTAATGACTTTTTGCAACTTTCCATTTTCATCAATAAGAAAAATTTCACTACTGTGTGCAACGGAATACTTCATAACAGAATCATTGATATCTATTTTTTTATATTGAACTCCATAATTTTTAGCCACTTTCTTTAAAACACTATCATCTTTTGCAATAAGGGCGTCTGCATTAGGATAAAAGTATCTTAACCACTCATTAGTTGAAGTTAAATTGCCATCTCTAGAAATATCCAAAGAAATAAAAAGAACATGAGCTTTTGGATCTTTAAGGATTTTTAAATTTCTACCGATTAAAGAGAGGGTAGAGGGACAAATATCAGGACAAAAAGTATAACCAAAATAAACTATAAGTTTTTTGCCTTTGAAGTCTTCTAATGTGGTTTGTTCTTTAAAAGCAGATCTTAGATTGAAGTCGTATTGATTTTTACTCATAAAATAAAAAACTGCTATCCCCACCGCAATAAGTGCGATAATAATCAAAAAAACTTTTTTCATCTTCTTAAATCAAAGTCAAAATAAAAACCAATAGGTTTATCATCTTCCAAAACTTCAGCTCTAAAACGCATAAGCTCAAGTACACACGCAGCTAAAACCAATTTTGATTCATAATCTGTTTCGTTTACTTTGTTAACTTTAGGCATTATATCTCCCATAAACATATTTAAGCCATAAATTCTAATCTTTAAATTCTCATAATTTCCTAAATTTTTAATTTTCAAATTTGTAACTTCTAAGGATTGAATAGGTTTTGGATCCATGGAAACTAAAACTTTTCTATCTTTAAAATCATAGGTGCAACTTTCTACATTTAAATCGCAACTTAAGGACGGTAAAGCTTCGGTTTGATTTAGGGTTGCTCTGTCTTTAAGAACATAAAAATCAAATATAAGATAAAGAATTAAAAGAGAGAGGCCTGAGGCCAAGATAAAAAATATTTTTTTCATTATTTACAACTCTTTCGATCCTATATCGCGGACTTCTAGGCTTTGATTATTATCAAAAATTAAAGTTAAATTTGCTTTTGTATTTTTATCAATAGCTTGATTGAGCTTGAAAAGCATGATATGATAGCCCCCAGGTTTTAGCTCAGTACTAGAATGTGCTTTAATAGGTATTTTTGGAATTTGTATCATAGCTTTCATACCGTGTTTATGCTCATGAGTATGCAATTCGCTGACTTGATTGATATTGGTTTTTGCATCTATTAGAGAGATATCTTTATCAGTATTATTAACAATAGTAAGAAAAATAGCGCTATTAACAGCATTAGGTGGGGTTTGTTTTATAAATGCATCTTTAATTTCTATATCTTTAGCATAAAGACTTAATGCAAGTAAGGCACTTAAAGTAATAATTTTTTTCATGATTTTTCCTTGTTATTTTTGGTATTAAATATTTTTTAAATTGTATCAAAATAAAAGAAAATAAGCAAATGTTTCTAAAAATTAAACTCATTCTTTGGCAAATTACAAGATATTTTTTAATAATTTTTAATATCTGTATAAAAATCATTAAAATTTAGTTCAAAATTTTTAAATTTGCATAATTACTATTCTTTAAGAAAAAAAATAATATAATCACAGACATTTTGTCAAGAAATTATAATTACAATTTGAGGAAAAGCATTGCTTAAGAAAATTTTAGCATTTTATTTTGTGTGCGCTTCAAGCCTCGGGGCTTCTGATTTAGTAAAAATTTATTTAAATCAAGGTTTGGATGCTGTAGGTATAGCAATTGAAAAAGAATTAACAAATAAAGAATTTTGGTTAGATGAAATAGGTGATAAAAATATTTCTTTGGGGTACTACGATGATGATGTTGCCATTGTGCTTACAAATAAAACAGACAAAGTTCTTCGTGTTTATTCTTATCATAATGGAAAAATTAAACAAGATTTTGAGCAAAAAGCTATCATTACAGGACTTATGGGAGATAAAAAAGTCGAGGGGGATTTAAAAACTCCAGTGGGTTTTTACGAACTTGGACGCAAATTCAATCCAGGGGATCCTTACTATGGTCCTTTTGCATTTGCTACAACTTATCCAAATTTACTTGATAAAGTTCAAGGCAAAACAGGTGGAGGAATTTGGATCCATGGTTATCCTTTGGATGGAACAAGATTAGATGAATTTAGAACACGCGGTTGTATAGCTTTATTTAATGAAAATCTTGAAGAATTTGCTAAAGTAGTACAAGATAAAAAAGTATTTGCTATGACAGAGGAAAAAGAAAAAGTCAGAGCTAAAAAAGAAGATATAGCTATTTTACTTGCAGATCTTTTTGCTTGGAAGCTAGCTTGGACAGATAGCAATATCAATGATTATTTAAATTTCTACGATGAAAAAGAATTCAAGCGTTTTGATAAAATGAATTTCAATCAATTTGCTTCTATGAAAAAATCTATCTTTGCGCGCAAGGAAGATAAAAAAATTCAATTTTCAGATATAAATATCAGTCCTTATCCAAATTTGAATAATGAGACTATGTATAGAATTTCTTTTTATGAGGATTATTACACCAAAAACTATCAATTTAAAGGAGATAAAATCCTATATGTTAAAATTGATAGCAAGGGAAAAATGAAAATCTTAGCAGAGCAATAATGTCTTTAATCAAAATCAATCAAAAAGCTTATGAAAATAACCTAAAAACTATAGCTAGCAAAGTAGGTGATTTTTCAAGATTGATTTGCGTTTTTAAAGATAATGCATATGGACATGGAGCTAAAATTTTAGCCCCAATTGCTAAAGCTTTGGGTGTTAATTTTATAGCAGTTAAAAACGAAAAAGAAGCTTATGAGCTTGAGTCTTTTTTTGATAATATTCTAATCCTTTCTCATCATCCACATGGCAAAGAAAATTCTAAATTTATTTATGCTTTAAATGATATAGATAAAATAAACACCTATCAAAACAATACAAAAATACACCTTAAAATAGATACAGGGATGCATCGCAATGGAGTTTGTATTGAAAATTTAAGTGAAACTTTGTTGAAAATTAAATCTTCTGCTTTGAAACTAGAGGGTATATTTACACATTTTGCAGGTGCAGATGAAATGGATGCAAGTTTTTATATCCAAAAAGAGAAATTTTCTAAGGCCAAGGATATTGCTAAGCAAATTTATGATAATTTAATTTTTCATTCACATAATTCTGCTGCTTTATTTAGAGCTGTAAAAATACCCGAAGATGAATTTTGTAGAACAGGTCTGGCACAATTTGGCTATGGAGATGAAAAATTAGAAAGAGTTTTAAGCTTATATGCTCATAGATTAAGCCATAGAGAATTACAAATAGGTCAAAGTGTAGGCTATGGCGGAGCTTTTAGTGCAACAGAAAAAATAAAAATAGCCACTTATGATCTAGGCTATGCGGATGGCTTGTTTCGCTACGATGGCAAAGGAGATTTATTGCTAGCTAATAAACAAAAAATTTTAGGTAAAATTTCAATGGATAGTTTTTCTTGCCAAGATTTTGGAGAAGAAGTGTGCGTGTTTGACAATGCAAATATTTGGGCAGATTTTTTTAGGACTATCAATTATGAAATTTTAGTCAAACTTCATCCTGATATCCCAAGAGTGTTGGTGTAAATATGTTTAATATCGTTTTAGTGCATCCTAGAATTCCTCAAAATACCGGTAGCATAGGTAGAATGTGTTTTAATGCGGGTTTTAAATTGCATATTATTAAACCTATAGTTTTTGATATTTCTCAAAAAGCGGTGCGTAGAGCAGGGCTTGATTACTGGGAAAAGCTTGAACCTATAGTTTGGGAAAGTTTAGATATCTTTCTTGAACACAATCTTATTTATAAAGATCGCTTTTTCTTCGCTACAACAAAGAGTAACAAATTCTATTTTCAGGCTGAATTTAAAGAAAATGATTTTTTATTTTTTGGTAGTGAGAGCTACGGTTTGCCGATGGAATTGATGCAGCTTAATTGGGATAATGCCATTACAATCCCTATGAAAGCTTGTGGTAGAAGTTTAAATTTAGCTACAAGTGTTGGTATTGTTTCTTATGAAGCCTTGCGACAAAATTTTGATCATTTTAGTTCTTAAATTTACTCACTTTATAAATTTTTAAAATATTTTTCCTGATTATAAATAATTTTTCATAAAAAATATGCTAAAGTAGTAACAGATTTTACTTTTTTAAAGGAGAAATATGGGTGAACAAAGTGTAACTCTTGCATTCGATGAAAAAATATTAAAACTTCTCGAATATGTCCTACCATATACTGATACTATAATGGTAGTTTTACTTATAATCTGCGGAATTTATTATAGTTTTTTAACTAGATTTGTACAATTTCGCATGTTAAAATCTGTTTTTAAAATTCTTACTGAAAAAAATGAAAATCACACCAAGGAGCATATATCCCCTTTTCAAGCTTTAATGATATCAACAGCTTCTAGGGTAGGTATAGGAAATATCGCAGGTATTTCTATTGCAATCGCTACAGGGGGTGCAGGTGCTTTATTTTGGATGTGGTTTATGGCATTTTTTGGTGGAGCTTCGGCTTTTGCAGAAAGTACTTTAGCGCAAATTTATAAGTCTAAAGATGATACAGGAGGATTTAAAGGTGGTCCTGCTTATTATATAAAAAAAGCTTTAGGTTCTCATTTTTTTGGAGCTTTTTTTGCTTTTATTCTTATCATTACTTATGCATATGGATTTAACGGACTTCAAAGTCAAACCATGACTTCAGCTTTTAAAGTTTATTATGATATGTTTAATCCTAATGCTACGGCAGATTTTGCTTCAAGTTCTTGGCCTATGATTATCGGTATTATTTTAACTCTTTTTGGAATTTGGATGTTTTTCTC
It contains:
- a CDS encoding Campylobacter invasion antigen B (CiaB) — encoded protein: MNNFKELAKLVKNRKENINLLYDLLETNQWNEYFERLLALSELKKDKTTLLAILRRLVDLKEENLIQEWKKNNFKEEKITELKHKFYEEIRKFYENEHQELINELKERKIVNDFYQNLIQGVHNIGLIINAFEVSWTKEIIEKNNKILAMQFPKLDDAMEFLRKNQLYQTTPQGDICERSYGVLVRIGNMWKFVPYARFFENEILKLEFAFDDMIDKLNQIAKNEDELAYIEYFRKLKLAFCEKEEEKVIGAWQEAEFAWMKVKSPLQVGHPLEYYEDSYTHAVALEWDIRIEDESDFDALNFSKDIKQSFMRVYENIGVEDEELKNEVLHNIDKTQLYVCAPMIYYGAELKGLFSAQVVPNDEFVSSIAGKKIFAFLNFVYENAKTKPFMKIASEIFDKDFLDYGRDILFFKEKIWKRVYEVSTIGHEFGHIFFIAKDSEKLMNQSGFFKNIEEYKATSGGLINFFYHEQEDLKLPVFHELIKRAVSLIAWQRVEEVKPYYTEGLIHLSLLFQSGVLEFKNDKLIINFNLDYYEKFKESTLKNYHDLAKHYTLKLDAKEFLNRFCILENDIFIPLHPECKEFVQFYYSLYEKIGNELDDSGEFERYKMTKKILKRLIFT
- a CDS encoding DNA-binding protein HU, translating into MTKADFISQVAQTAGLTKKDATAATDAVISTITDVLAKGDSVSFIGFGTFSTTERAAREARVPSTGKTIKVPATRVAKFKVGKNLKDAVAKAKKKK
- a CDS encoding Cysteine synthase, which gives rise to MRVYKKVNELIGNTPIIQLEKFGANLFAKCEFLNPSHSIKDRAAFEMIQNALNEGKIDSKTVIVEATSGNTGIALAMICADLGLQFIAVMPESMSLERRKMITLFGAKLELTPANLGMKGAVDKANEILKNTPNSFMPSQFENLANKNAHRKTTALEILNDLDNDLDIFVAGFGTGGTISGVGEILKETLDKIHIVAVEPLASPLLSKGEAGSHKIQGIGANFIPSILNKDIIDEIIAVSNEDAINTAKELARNGLMVGISSGANVFVASILAKKFPDKKILTMLNDTAERYLSTDLFS
- a CDS encoding Cytochrome oxidase biogenesis protein Sco1/SenC/PrrC, putative copper metallochaperone; this translates as MKKVFLIIIALIAVGIAVFYFMSKNQYDFNLRSAFKEQTTLEDFKGKKLIVYFGYTFCPDICPSTLSLIGRNLKILKDPKAHVLFISLDISRDGNLTSTNEWLRYFYPNADALIAKDDSVLKKVAKNYGVQYKKIDINDSVMKYSVAHSSEIFLIDENGKLQKVIRDLNPEEVAKELKIFLSSK
- a CDS encoding Putative periplasmic protein, producing the protein MKKIFFILASGLSLLILYLIFDFYVLKDRATLNQTEALPSLSCDLNVESCTYDFKDRKVLVSMDPKPIQSLEVTNLKIKNLGNYENLKIRIYGLNMFMGDIMPKVNKVNETDYESKLVLAACVLELMRFRAEVLEDDKPIGFYFDFDLRR
- a CDS encoding Copper metallochaperone, bacterial analog of Cox17 protein: MKKIITLSALLALSLYAKDIEIKDAFIKQTPPNAVNSAIFLTIVNNTDKDISLIDAKTNINQVSELHTHEHKHGMKAMIQIPKIPIKAHSSTELKPGGYHIMLFKLNQAIDKNTKANLTLIFDNNQSLEVRDIGSKEL
- a CDS encoding Putative periplasmic protein produces the protein MLKKILAFYFVCASSLGASDLVKIYLNQGLDAVGIAIEKELTNKEFWLDEIGDKNISLGYYDDDVAIVLTNKTDKVLRVYSYHNGKIKQDFEQKAIITGLMGDKKVEGDLKTPVGFYELGRKFNPGDPYYGPFAFATTYPNLLDKVQGKTGGGIWIHGYPLDGTRLDEFRTRGCIALFNENLEEFAKVVQDKKVFAMTEEKEKVRAKKEDIAILLADLFAWKLAWTDSNINDYLNFYDEKEFKRFDKMNFNQFASMKKSIFARKEDKKIQFSDINISPYPNLNNETMYRISFYEDYYTKNYQFKGDKILYVKIDSKGKMKILAEQ